CGAGCCGGGGCTGGGCTTCCACGCCCCGCCGCTGCGCTCGGCGATCTCCTGGATCATCTCGTAGCCGTGCATGGGCCGGTCCTTGAGCAGCGCCAGGATCGAGGCGCGTACGTCGCCGCGCCGCGCCCTGCCCCGCGGCCCGCCCCGGCCGCGTCCGCCCCAGGGGCCGGGCCCGAAGCCCGGCCCGCCGAAGGGACCGTGCGGTCCACCGCCTCCGGGACCGAACGGCCCGAACGCCGCCCGCACCCCCTCGAAGCCGGGCCCACCGTGCCGCCCCGCACCACCGTGCCGGCCGCCGTGACCGTGCCCGCGTCCATGCTCGTGCTCGAATCCGAAGTCCTGTCCACGCGTACGCATCTTCATCACTTCCATTCCATCGTCGATCGTTCGCGATGCCTCAACGATATATCGGAAATCGACTTACGACAACCCCCTGCCGACCTGCGGCTTCAGCACGCGCACCCCGCACCGAAGCGAGGCCACCCACCGCGGATTGGCCTTGGCCGGTTCCGCCGCGGCCCGCTTAGCGTCGTCCCATGCGCATCCGAATCGTCGACGCCTTCACCACCCGCCCCTTCGCCGGCAATCCGGCGGGAGTCCTGCTCCTGGACGGGAGCGAGTTTCCGGACGACGGCCGGCTGGGGCAGGTGGCCCGCGAGGTCAACCACGCCGAGACCGCGTTCGCCCACCGGCTGCCCGAGGACGGCGACGCCGACTGGGCCCTGCGGTGGTTCACCCCCACCACCGAGGTCCCGCTCTGCGGCCACGCCACGCTGGCCACCGCCCACGTCCTGCACACCACGGGCGCCCACGAAGGTCCCGTACGGTTCGCCTCGCGCAGCGGTGTGCTGCGGGCCGCGCCCGGCGCCGACGGCGCGATCACGTTGGATTTCCCCACCGCCCCGCTCACCGAGGAGCCGGTCCCGGCCGGCCTCGCCGAGGTGCTGGGCGCCACCCCGGTCGCCGCCTTCGGCACCGGTCCGAGCGTCGGCGAACTGCTCGTCGTCCTCCCCGACGAGAGGACCGTGCGGAACCTGACCCCCGACCTGCGCGCCCTCGCCCGCGACTTCGAGCGCGGCGTCATCGCCACCGCCCGCGCCGACGACCCCACCCGGGGCCACGACTTCGTCTCGCGCTGCTTCTTCCCGCGCATCGGCATCGACGAGGACCCGGTCACCGGGGCCGCCCACACGGCCCTCGCCCCCTACTGGTCGGCACGCCTGGGCCGCACCGCCCTCACCGGGCTGCAGGCCTCCGCCCGCTCCGGACTGGTCCGCACGGAGCTGCGCGGCGAGCGCACCCTGCTGACCGGCCACGCGGTGACCGTCATCGACGGCGAACTCCACGCCTGACGGCGCCCGCTGCCCACCGCGGGCTCACGCCGTGGGCAGCCAGTCCACCTTCCCCGCGAGCAGCGCGTATCCCACGAACGCGCCGATGTCGAGCAGCGAGTGGGCCACCACCAGCGGCCCCACCCGCCCCCAACGCCGGTAGAGGAGGACGAACACGACGCCCATCGCCATGTTGCCGAGGAAGCCGCCGATGCCCTGGTAGAGGTGGTACGAGCCGCGCAGCACCGCACTGCCGACCAGCGCGGTCCCCGGCGACCAGCCGAGCTGCCCGAGGCGGCGCAGCAGATACCCGACCACGATCACCTCTTCGAGCACCGCGTTCTGCACGGCGGAGAGGACGAGCACGGGGTACTTCCACCACACGTCGGGCAGCGCCTCCGGCACCACCGTGAGGTTGAAACCGAGCCCGCGCGCGGCCAGGTAGAACGCGATGCCCGTGCTGCCGATCACCGCGGCGATCACCGCGCCCCGCCCGAGGTCGGGCCAGGGACGGGTGCGGTCGAAGCCGAGGGTGCGCAGCGACTGCCGCTCGCGCAGCAGCAGGTGGGCGACGAGGGCGACGGGGACCAGCGCGGTGGCGATCCCGAACAGCTGCCAGGCGAGGTCGAGCCAGGGGCGGCCGGGCGCGGCCGAGGCGTTGAGCGTGGCGGCCTGGTCCTTGAGCCCGCCGGGCTTGGTCACCGACCCGATGAAGCTGATCAGTGCGGAGACCCCGCTCGCCCCGAGCGAGAGCGCCAGCACGAGCAGCGTCTCGTCCCGCAGCGTCCGCCGCGCCGGCCGTTCCTCGGTCAGGAGATCCCCCGCCGGCTCCGCATCCACCCGCACACCCGCCTCCGTAGCACCGTCCCGCCTTCCCCCCCAGCTTGCCCGACGCGAGGGGCGGTCCGGCGAAGGGGGGCAGGTTGAGGCGGCGCCGGCAGCGGAAGCCGGCAGCCGCGGGGCGTGCCGGGTGCGTGGCTCGGCGCCGTAAGCGTGCCCGGCCGACGGGGCTCAGCCCCGTAAGGGTGACCGGCCCATGGGGCCCAGCCCCGTGAGCATGCCCGAGGCACGGGAACCGGCCTCGTGAGCACGCCCGACGCATGGCGCCCGGCCCCGTGAGCCGCCTCCGGCGCGCGGACGAGCCCTCGCGGGGGCGCGGGCAGTCCCGGCCGGAGCGCGCCCCCGCTCAGCTTCCCAGCGGCACCGGCTCCGGCAGTCCCACCGGCCAGCCGTGCACCGGCTCGCCCTTCAGCATCAGCTCCCGGTACCGCCGCGTCGTCGCCGCCAGTGCCGCGTCCCGGCTCAGGCCCTTCTCCAGCGCGTGGTGGAACGTCTCTGCCTGCCACTTCGCGCCGTTGGTCCGCCGCCGGCACCGCTCCTCGATGACGCCGAGGTACAGATCGCGGTCGGCGGGCTCCACGCCCCACGCGTCCAGCCCGGCCCGGGCGAGCGGCAGCAGTTCCTCGCGGACGAGGGTGACCGCGTCGACCTCCGCGACCCCGCCGAGCCGGCCGCGTCGCGGCCACCGCAGCCGGGCGTCGATGCCGTACCGGCAGGCCGCCTCGAAGTTGTCGGCCGCGGCCTCGAACGGCAGCTTCGTCCACACCGGCCGCGGTTCCTCGGCGAGCGCGCGGACGAGGCCGTAGTAGAAGGCCGCGTTGGCGACGACGTCGATCACGGTCGGCCCGGCGGGCAGCACCCGGTTCTCCACCCGGAGGTGCGGGACGTCGTCGACGACCTCGTACACCGGGCGGTTCCAGCGGTAGATCGTGCCGTTGTGCAGGACGAGTTCGGAGAGCTTGGGGGCGCCGCCCTCGTCGAGCACGCGCAGCGGCTCCTCCTCGTCGCAGATCGGGAGCAGCGCGGGGTAGTAGCGCAGGTTCTCCTCGAACAGGTCGTACGCGGAGGAGATCCACCGCTCCCCGAACCAGGTCCGCGGCCGCACCCCCTGCGCCTGAAGCTCGGGCGGGCGGGTGTCGGTGGACTGCTGGAACAGCGGCGGCCGCGACTCGCGCCACAGCTCGTGCCCGAACAGGAAGGGCGCGTTGGCGCCGACGGCGATCTGCGCGGCGCTGACCGCCTGGGCCGCGTTCCACACGTCGGCGAACCGCTCGGGCGTGACCTGGAGATGCAGCTGCACGGAGGTGCAGGCGGCCTCCGGCGCGATGGAACGGGAGGTGCAGACGAGCCGTTCGACGCCGTCGATGTCGAGCTTGAAGTCCTCACCGCGCGCGGCGACGATCTGGTCGTTGAGCAGCGTGTAGCGGTCGACGGCGGAAAGGTTCGACGACACCAGGTCGTCCCGGTCGAGCGTCGGCAGAATGCCGATCATCACGATTCCGGCGTCGAGCTCGCCGGCTTTCCGGTCGGCGTACGCGAGTGACGTGCGCAACTCCTCCGCGAGCCGGTCGAAAACCCGCTCACCCAGCCGGTGTGGCGCAATGTTGACTTCCAGATTGAA
The DNA window shown above is from Streptomyces sp. NBC_00670 and carries:
- a CDS encoding PadR family transcriptional regulator; translated protein: MRTRGQDFGFEHEHGRGHGHGGRHGGAGRHGGPGFEGVRAAFGPFGPGGGGPHGPFGGPGFGPGPWGGRGRGGPRGRARRGDVRASILALLKDRPMHGYEMIQEIAERSGGAWKPSPGSVYPTLQLLEDEGLIVSETEGGKKLFSLTEQGRAAADEGSEAPWEEASRGVDWESLNEIRQAGFGLMEAFGQVWKTGNKEQREKALTVINEARKKLYLILADED
- a CDS encoding PhzF family phenazine biosynthesis protein, yielding MRIRIVDAFTTRPFAGNPAGVLLLDGSEFPDDGRLGQVAREVNHAETAFAHRLPEDGDADWALRWFTPTTEVPLCGHATLATAHVLHTTGAHEGPVRFASRSGVLRAAPGADGAITLDFPTAPLTEEPVPAGLAEVLGATPVAAFGTGPSVGELLVVLPDERTVRNLTPDLRALARDFERGVIATARADDPTRGHDFVSRCFFPRIGIDEDPVTGAAHTALAPYWSARLGRTALTGLQASARSGLVRTELRGERTLLTGHAVTVIDGELHA
- a CDS encoding CPBP family intramembrane glutamic endopeptidase, coding for MRVDAEPAGDLLTEERPARRTLRDETLLVLALSLGASGVSALISFIGSVTKPGGLKDQAATLNASAAPGRPWLDLAWQLFGIATALVPVALVAHLLLRERQSLRTLGFDRTRPWPDLGRGAVIAAVIGSTGIAFYLAARGLGFNLTVVPEALPDVWWKYPVLVLSAVQNAVLEEVIVVGYLLRRLGQLGWSPGTALVGSAVLRGSYHLYQGIGGFLGNMAMGVVFVLLYRRWGRVGPLVVAHSLLDIGAFVGYALLAGKVDWLPTA
- a CDS encoding glutamate--cysteine ligase; translated protein: MGEKVVAGPFDLSDRHRYRDKLRDCLTGLGRLLEEKRFDRPRNLMGLEIELNLVDGDGQPRMMNAQVLERIASRDFQTELAMFNLEVNIAPHRLGERVFDRLAEELRTSLAYADRKAGELDAGIVMIGILPTLDRDDLVSSNLSAVDRYTLLNDQIVAARGEDFKLDIDGVERLVCTSRSIAPEAACTSVQLHLQVTPERFADVWNAAQAVSAAQIAVGANAPFLFGHELWRESRPPLFQQSTDTRPPELQAQGVRPRTWFGERWISSAYDLFEENLRYYPALLPICDEEEPLRVLDEGGAPKLSELVLHNGTIYRWNRPVYEVVDDVPHLRVENRVLPAGPTVIDVVANAAFYYGLVRALAEEPRPVWTKLPFEAAADNFEAACRYGIDARLRWPRRGRLGGVAEVDAVTLVREELLPLARAGLDAWGVEPADRDLYLGVIEERCRRRTNGAKWQAETFHHALEKGLSRDAALAATTRRYRELMLKGEPVHGWPVGLPEPVPLGS